One window of the SAR324 cluster bacterium genome contains the following:
- a CDS encoding leucyl/phenylalanyl-tRNA--protein transferase, whose protein sequence is MPLWLNEASSPHFPPVERLDPEHTGIVAVNGDFSIERLINAYANGIFPWPSDYGLLWHSPDPRYVLFTDDVHLSRSLLKQIRSGRFETRFDTNFASVIRLCSEERKRGTWILPEMQTAYTRLHELGYAHSAETYDAETGELIGGLYGVSIGKSFAGESCFFRRDNAGKIAFAALVAKLGELGIPFMDCQMETPLSKSFGGVFVSRKQYLTMLRRQVQQQDIPKNWMM, encoded by the coding sequence ATGCCATTGTGGCTGAATGAAGCATCATCTCCCCATTTTCCTCCAGTAGAACGATTGGACCCGGAACATACCGGAATTGTCGCGGTTAATGGGGATTTTTCCATCGAACGGCTGATCAATGCTTATGCCAACGGGATTTTTCCATGGCCCTCGGATTATGGACTGCTCTGGCATTCTCCAGATCCCAGGTATGTCCTGTTTACGGATGACGTACATCTCTCGCGTTCCTTGCTCAAACAAATACGGTCAGGCAGATTTGAAACCCGATTTGATACGAACTTTGCCAGTGTGATTCGGTTGTGTTCTGAAGAACGTAAACGAGGCACATGGATTTTACCCGAAATGCAAACAGCCTATACCCGACTGCATGAACTCGGATACGCGCATTCAGCAGAAACCTATGATGCGGAAACGGGAGAGTTGATCGGTGGCTTGTATGGGGTTTCCATCGGGAAAAGCTTTGCGGGTGAATCCTGTTTTTTTCGCCGTGACAACGCCGGAAAAATCGCGTTTGCCGCACTGGTCGCAAAGCTTGGAGAGCTGGGGATTCCTTTCATGGATTGCCAGATGGAAACCCCTCTTTCAAAAAGCTTTGGCGGAGTGTTTGTTTCCCGGAAACAATACCTCACCATGTTGAGGAGGCAGGTGCAACAACAAGATATCCCCAAGAACTGGATGATGTAA
- a CDS encoding NAD-dependent epimerase/dehydratase family protein encodes MKILVTGATGFLGTTLCRTLEEQGHEVVKLNSKNADLTRQESLKPFGAVTYDQIYHLAAWTQAGDFCLYHPGEQWLINQHINTNVLTWWQKHQPQAKLICMGTSCSYAPELPLREENYMSGTPIESLFTYAMTKRMLYAGLLALNKQFGLNYLCLVPSTLYGPQYHTDGRQMHFIFDLIRKIMRGKYHHEPVTLWGDGFQRRELIYIGDFVNTTLELTAHHNNELVNIGGGEEFTIRQFAQLICEKIDYDFGKIQFDTSKYVGAKSKCLDITKLKSLMPNYSQIPLKEGLSLTIDWFYEANVFA; translated from the coding sequence ATGAAAATTCTGGTAACCGGCGCAACCGGTTTTCTGGGCACCACCCTTTGCCGCACTCTTGAAGAACAGGGACACGAGGTGGTGAAACTGAATTCAAAAAACGCGGATTTGACCCGCCAGGAATCGCTTAAACCGTTTGGTGCTGTGACGTATGACCAGATTTATCATTTGGCCGCATGGACCCAGGCTGGAGATTTTTGTCTGTATCATCCGGGAGAACAATGGCTCATCAATCAGCATATCAACACCAATGTACTCACCTGGTGGCAGAAACACCAGCCGCAGGCCAAACTGATCTGCATGGGCACCAGTTGTTCCTATGCGCCAGAGTTGCCGTTGAGAGAAGAAAATTATATGTCAGGAACTCCCATTGAAAGCCTGTTTACGTATGCCATGACCAAACGGATGCTGTATGCGGGATTACTGGCCTTGAACAAGCAGTTCGGTTTGAATTATCTGTGTCTGGTCCCATCCACTCTGTATGGTCCTCAATATCACACGGATGGACGGCAGATGCATTTCATCTTTGACCTGATCCGCAAAATCATGCGTGGAAAATATCATCATGAACCTGTCACACTCTGGGGGGATGGATTTCAACGGCGGGAATTGATTTATATTGGTGATTTTGTAAATACGACGCTGGAGTTGACCGCTCATCACAACAATGAACTGGTGAATATTGGCGGGGGTGAAGAGTTCACGATTCGTCAGTTTGCCCAGTTGATTTGTGAGAAAATTGACTACGATTTTGGAAAGATTCAGTTTGATACGTCGAAATATGTGGGTGCCAAATCCAAATGTCTGGATATTACCAAACTGAAATCGTTGATGCCCAACTACAGCCAGATTCCCCTGAAAGAGGGTCTTTCTCTCACGATTGACTGGTTTTATGAAGCCAATGTATTTGCCTGA
- a CDS encoding class I SAM-dependent methyltransferase has product MNTLLNACRVCDSSRLELAIDLGHQPWCNHFLKEEELGKEPFYPLRVLYCHDCETAQLDYTVKKEIMFGDHTYLSGVTRSLNYHFQSIAEEADKRFFAGVPDKSILDIGSNDGSQLKQYQALGYEVTGVESSKTTARIANDAGVPTINSFFNQELARQLPRKFHLINASGVFFHLEELHSVTEGIRDCLRDDGVFIVQFLYMKKIVENLAFDQIYHEHLLYYNLKTIEILLQRHGLSMFDARLSPIHGGSIIGYVTHKPRATPSDRLKTMIAQEEQDSSNAFQTYRLFEKRIEQMKIENLAYLEKAKQAGKTIYGMGAPVKGNTMLNYFGAGKQYLDVLVEKNPLRKGLYAPGTHIPIVMEDELTRLPDIYFVLAWNFKDEILARNQHLIEQRIEFYFPVNP; this is encoded by the coding sequence ATGAACACGTTACTAAACGCTTGCCGTGTTTGTGATTCCTCTCGTCTGGAATTGGCCATTGATCTGGGACATCAGCCCTGGTGCAATCATTTTTTAAAGGAAGAGGAACTCGGCAAGGAGCCGTTTTATCCCCTGCGGGTTCTATATTGTCACGATTGCGAAACGGCACAGCTTGATTACACTGTCAAAAAAGAAATCATGTTCGGCGATCACACCTATCTTTCAGGCGTAACACGCTCATTGAACTACCACTTTCAAAGCATTGCGGAGGAAGCGGACAAACGTTTTTTTGCCGGAGTTCCTGATAAATCCATCCTTGATATTGGTTCCAACGATGGCTCTCAATTGAAACAATATCAGGCACTGGGATATGAAGTGACCGGGGTCGAATCGTCCAAAACCACCGCACGGATTGCCAATGATGCCGGTGTGCCTACCATCAACTCCTTTTTTAATCAGGAACTGGCGCGTCAATTGCCCCGGAAATTTCATCTGATCAATGCGTCAGGAGTGTTTTTTCATCTGGAAGAACTGCATTCGGTCACAGAAGGAATCAGGGATTGTCTGAGAGACGATGGCGTGTTCATTGTTCAGTTTCTGTATATGAAAAAGATTGTGGAAAATCTGGCATTTGACCAGATCTATCATGAACATCTGCTGTACTACAATCTCAAAACCATTGAAATCCTGCTTCAGCGACACGGTCTTTCCATGTTTGATGCCAGACTGTCTCCGATACATGGTGGGTCCATTATCGGCTATGTCACGCATAAGCCTCGTGCCACGCCTTCTGATCGCCTTAAAACCATGATCGCTCAGGAAGAACAGGATTCCAGCAATGCGTTTCAAACCTACCGGTTGTTTGAAAAACGGATAGAGCAGATGAAAATTGAAAATCTGGCATATCTGGAAAAAGCCAAACAGGCAGGCAAAACCATCTATGGTATGGGTGCCCCCGTCAAAGGCAACACCATGCTCAATTATTTCGGGGCAGGTAAACAATATCTGGATGTTCTGGTGGAAAAAAATCCATTGCGGAAAGGTTTATATGCTCCGGGAACCCATATTCCCATCGTCATGGAAGATGAATTGACGCGTCTCCCAGATATTTATTTTGTACTGGCCTGGAATTTCAAGGATGAAATTCTGGCTCGAAACCAGCACCTCATTGAACAGAGAATTGAATTTTACTTCCCTGTCAACCCATGA
- a CDS encoding nucleotidyltransferase family protein translates to MSHSLKFNLDISAVVLAGGFGTRIRHLLPGIPKPMAPVLERPFLEWVVQYLEKHGIRDILLSTGYLSEVIEQHFKSLTTLFSRTHCYQEPEALGTGGGFLHSVNNHSHQPDIWLVLNGDSLALADLAPLFSRFQDSEVDGVILGLEVEDTSRYGSLILDREGNLVEFAEKRPGKGLINAGVYAFRHQLLSDFPEVRPLSFETQIFPTLLQQKHVLRVHPVAVPFLDIGTPETLNQAEAFIKNNQDLFA, encoded by the coding sequence ATGTCTCATTCTTTGAAATTTAATCTCGATATATCCGCAGTAGTCCTTGCTGGAGGCTTTGGTACACGAATCCGACACCTGCTTCCAGGAATTCCCAAACCGATGGCTCCTGTCCTGGAACGCCCGTTTCTGGAGTGGGTTGTTCAATATCTGGAAAAACATGGCATCAGGGATATTCTTCTTTCCACAGGCTATCTGTCTGAAGTCATTGAACAACATTTCAAATCGTTGACCACTCTTTTCAGCCGGACTCACTGCTATCAGGAACCCGAAGCTCTAGGAACAGGGGGCGGCTTTCTGCACTCTGTGAACAATCATTCCCATCAACCCGATATCTGGCTCGTTCTGAACGGGGATTCCCTGGCATTGGCAGATCTGGCCCCCCTGTTTTCCAGATTTCAGGACTCAGAAGTGGATGGTGTGATCCTTGGTCTGGAAGTCGAAGATACCTCCAGATATGGCTCCCTCATCCTGGACCGTGAGGGCAATCTGGTTGAATTTGCGGAAAAACGACCGGGAAAAGGGTTGATCAATGCCGGTGTCTATGCCTTTCGACATCAGTTGCTGAGCGATTTTCCCGAGGTGCGTCCCTTGAGTTTTGAAACGCAGATTTTCCCAACGCTACTCCAGCAAAAGCATGTGCTTCGTGTGCATCCTGTCGCAGTACCCTTTCTGGATATCGGCACCCCTGAAACCCTGAATCAGGCAGAAGCTTTTATAAAAAATAATCAGGATCTGTTTGCCTGA
- a CDS encoding D-sedoheptulose 7-phosphate isomerase: MADIFLTSQIENNITLKQQLLADSNFLSLLQEACDHSVQAYKQGNKLLIAGNGGSAADAQHIAGELVSRFYFDRPALAAIALTTDTSILTAIGNDYGYEKLFSRQIEGNGVKGDVFLAISTSGNSPNIVNAIETAKSMGIFVIGLTGSSGGKMGTLCDLCLKMPSNETPRIQEGHILVGHLICSWIEHRLFSKNS, translated from the coding sequence ATGGCTGATATATTCCTGACTTCTCAAATAGAAAACAACATCACCCTCAAACAGCAACTTCTGGCGGATTCAAATTTTTTAAGCCTGCTTCAGGAAGCGTGTGATCATTCTGTGCAGGCCTACAAACAGGGAAATAAACTTCTGATTGCCGGCAACGGTGGTTCTGCCGCAGACGCTCAACATATCGCAGGAGAACTGGTGAGCCGCTTTTATTTTGACCGCCCTGCACTTGCCGCAATCGCACTGACGACAGATACCTCCATTCTGACAGCCATTGGCAATGATTATGGTTATGAAAAACTGTTTTCTCGACAGATTGAGGGAAATGGTGTGAAAGGCGATGTGTTTCTGGCAATTTCCACTTCTGGCAATTCTCCCAATATTGTCAATGCCATTGAAACCGCAAAAAGCATGGGAATCTTTGTCATTGGTCTGACAGGATCTTCTGGCGGGAAAATGGGAACGTTGTGTGACCTCTGTCTGAAAATGCCCTCCAATGAAACACCGCGAATTCAGGAAGGACATATCCTGGTTGGACATCTGATCTGCTCATGGATTGAGCATCGGCTTTTTTCTAAAAATTCCTGA
- a CDS encoding peptidase has translation MTYCLGIKLQNGLVAIADTRLTSGTVRTTARKITIHEHNNHSMFVMTSGLRSVRDKAITYFEEVLEQEVSSFDKMYKAVNAFANEIRRVAEEDGPSLRNSNIWFNLYAIVGGRLEKDKEHKLYMIYPEGNWVESTIGSPYYIIGESGYGKPVLDRALNYEDSLEWALKVGYLSFDATRTSTTDVGFPIDVAVYRNDLKYMIQHRFEAEDFETISSWWQDWIRKGVSELSDDWINQIFSRLKPFSNNIY, from the coding sequence ATGACATATTGTCTGGGAATCAAACTTCAAAATGGACTGGTCGCAATTGCGGATACTCGACTCACGTCAGGAACGGTTCGCACCACAGCCCGAAAAATAACCATCCATGAACACAACAATCACAGCATGTTTGTGATGACTTCGGGATTAAGGTCTGTCAGAGATAAAGCCATCACTTATTTTGAGGAAGTTCTGGAACAGGAAGTCTCTTCTTTTGATAAAATGTATAAAGCGGTCAATGCTTTTGCCAACGAAATTCGTCGGGTCGCCGAAGAAGATGGTCCCTCTCTTAGAAACAGCAATATCTGGTTTAATCTGTATGCGATTGTGGGCGGACGTCTTGAAAAAGACAAAGAACACAAACTCTACATGATTTATCCTGAAGGAAACTGGGTTGAATCAACCATCGGCTCCCCATATTACATCATTGGGGAATCAGGTTATGGAAAACCTGTGCTGGACCGTGCCCTGAATTATGAAGATAGTTTGGAATGGGCGCTGAAAGTGGGATATCTTTCGTTTGACGCAACCCGGACCAGCACCACGGATGTAGGCTTTCCCATTGATGTCGCAGTATACCGCAATGACCTTAAATACATGATTCAGCATCGTTTTGAGGCTGAAGATTTTGAAACGATCTCCAGTTGGTGGCAGGACTGGATCCGCAAGGGTGTTTCAGAATTGTCTGATGACTGGATCAACCAGATTTTTTCAAGACTGAAACCATTTTCAAACAACATCTATTGA
- a CDS encoding ferrous iron transport protein A: protein MSEHISLRNMKINEKATIVSVKATGELGRRIRDMGLVKNTTFQVIGRAPLKDPVALRLKDFTLTLRNKEADHILVQLSA from the coding sequence ATGAGTGAACACATCAGCCTGCGAAATATGAAAATCAATGAAAAAGCAACCATTGTTTCAGTCAAGGCAACCGGTGAATTGGGACGACGAATTAGAGACATGGGACTTGTCAAAAATACCACTTTCCAGGTCATTGGAAGAGCACCCTTGAAAGATCCTGTTGCGTTACGTCTGAAAGATTTCACCTTAACGTTGAGAAACAAAGAAGCGGATCATATTCTTGTTCAACTCAGTGCATAA
- the feoB gene encoding ferrous iron transport protein B, which translates to MDQLKVALAGNPNCGKSTIFNALTGLKQKVGNYPGITVSKHEGQATINDTLLNICDLPGAYSLTPYSQEEIAARNHLINERPDVIINVVDSNSLERNLYFTLQLLELGIPLVLGLNMIDEVRKKGITIDSKKLSSLLRVPVLETVGKTGEGKTELITEAIRNAKEGKGVTVPLYISYGADLDLALQKMEDVIIKHNFMNGALPARWTAIKYLEGDSHVISMGLRERETHKQLEIIVAEVTDHCKKTLDTTPDEVIADYRYGYIASILNEGIISRNNRAERLELSDRIDKVLTNRLFGPIILLGVLYGMFVMTFTVGAIPMGWLETFFGFLGDTATNLIPEGLIQSLVVSGIIDGVGGVLGFVPLILFMFFMIAFLEDSGYMARVAYILDRIMQAAGLHGASVMPFVISGGIVGGCAVPGVMSTRTLKSPKEKLATILTLPFLTCGAKTPVVLLLGAASFPEYGPQVLFASVLLGWTVALVSARVLRSTVIKGDSTPFVMELPPYRLPTLKGLLIHTWERAWNYIQKAGTVILAISILLWAAMTFPQLPEAQVQEFQHQKVALEETLTDSLTAEEKAEIEQKMLTIDNNQAGTALRYSLAGKLGTALESVSSYAGFDWRVNIALIGGFAAKEVIVSSLGTAYSLGEVDAEASEALSDRLRADPNWTFLTAASLLVFVMLYAPCFITVVAIARETSWKWAGFSIVCNTIIAYVLAVGVYQIGSLILQIN; encoded by the coding sequence ATGGATCAATTGAAAGTTGCCCTGGCTGGAAATCCCAATTGCGGCAAATCCACAATTTTCAATGCATTAACAGGTTTAAAACAAAAAGTAGGGAATTACCCCGGCATTACTGTCTCCAAACATGAGGGACAAGCGACAATCAATGATACGTTGTTGAACATTTGTGATTTACCAGGGGCCTATTCGTTGACCCCTTACTCTCAAGAAGAAATCGCTGCCAGAAATCATCTCATCAATGAGCGACCGGATGTGATTATCAACGTGGTGGACTCCAACAGTCTGGAACGAAACTTATATTTTACGTTGCAACTTCTCGAACTGGGCATCCCGCTCGTTTTGGGATTGAACATGATTGATGAGGTCCGCAAAAAAGGCATTACGATTGACTCAAAAAAATTATCCAGTTTGTTGCGGGTTCCAGTGTTGGAAACCGTTGGGAAAACAGGTGAAGGAAAGACAGAACTCATCACTGAGGCCATTAGAAACGCTAAAGAAGGCAAAGGTGTTACAGTGCCCTTGTATATCTCGTATGGCGCAGATCTTGATCTCGCTTTGCAAAAAATGGAAGATGTGATCATCAAACATAACTTCATGAACGGCGCTCTCCCTGCACGATGGACTGCGATTAAATATCTGGAAGGTGATTCTCATGTGATTTCCATGGGTTTAAGGGAACGGGAAACCCATAAACAATTGGAGATAATTGTTGCTGAAGTTACAGATCATTGTAAAAAAACTCTTGATACAACACCTGATGAAGTGATTGCGGACTATCGCTATGGTTATATCGCGTCTATCCTCAATGAAGGGATCATCTCAAGAAATAACCGTGCTGAACGACTGGAATTGAGCGACAGGATCGACAAGGTTCTGACCAACAGGTTGTTTGGTCCGATCATTCTGCTGGGCGTTTTATATGGAATGTTTGTTATGACATTCACCGTAGGCGCGATTCCAATGGGATGGTTGGAAACCTTTTTCGGGTTTCTGGGCGATACCGCTACAAATCTGATCCCCGAGGGACTGATTCAATCGCTGGTGGTTTCTGGAATTATTGATGGCGTAGGAGGCGTTCTTGGTTTTGTCCCATTGATATTATTTATGTTCTTCATGATTGCCTTCCTTGAGGACTCCGGTTATATGGCCAGAGTGGCCTACATTCTGGATCGTATCATGCAGGCGGCAGGTTTGCATGGAGCATCGGTGATGCCCTTTGTCATTTCCGGAGGGATCGTTGGTGGATGCGCTGTGCCAGGAGTAATGTCAACCAGAACCTTGAAAAGTCCAAAGGAAAAATTAGCGACGATCTTAACATTGCCCTTTCTAACCTGTGGCGCCAAAACACCCGTGGTACTGTTGCTGGGCGCGGCATCTTTTCCGGAATATGGACCACAAGTGTTGTTCGCCAGCGTTCTGCTGGGTTGGACGGTTGCGCTGGTTTCAGCCAGAGTCTTGCGTTCTACTGTAATCAAAGGGGATTCGACACCATTTGTGATGGAACTTCCCCCCTATCGATTGCCAACACTGAAAGGTTTGCTCATTCATACCTGGGAACGAGCCTGGAACTACATTCAAAAGGCCGGGACGGTTATTTTGGCCATATCCATTTTGCTATGGGCGGCCATGACATTTCCGCAACTGCCAGAGGCACAGGTTCAGGAATTCCAGCATCAAAAAGTGGCACTTGAGGAAACGCTGACAGACAGTTTGACCGCTGAAGAAAAGGCTGAAATCGAGCAAAAAATGTTAACAATTGATAACAATCAGGCAGGCACAGCCTTACGTTATTCCTTAGCGGGAAAATTAGGCACTGCTTTAGAGTCAGTCAGTTCTTATGCTGGATTTGACTGGAGGGTGAATATCGCCTTGATTGGCGGTTTTGCCGCAAAAGAAGTCATTGTCTCCAGTCTGGGCACCGCTTATAGCCTGGGAGAAGTAGACGCGGAAGCATCAGAAGCATTATCCGACCGATTGAGAGCAGATCCCAATTGGACATTTTTAACAGCAGCCAGTTTGCTGGTGTTTGTCATGTTGTATGCGCCCTGTTTCATTACAGTTGTGGCGATCGCCAGGGAAACTTCGTGGAAATGGGCAGGGTTCAGTATCGTGTGCAACACGATCATCGCCTATGTATTAGCCGTAGGTGTTTATCAAATTGGTTCGTTGATACTTCAAATCAATTGA
- a CDS encoding aquaporin family protein encodes MLEIFFEHRKALFAEMLGTFALVLVGAGCVIMENHTGMSHLGLPDGKVGLTGIAFGHGLTLMAMIFALGSISGGHFNPVVSVAFWSQKKLNNDLCIGYIAAQFAGAIAAALMLAGFFPDEIALATLGTPVLAAKVSLAKGMFLEGLITFLLVITILFSTHEDNPHRAFAPIAIGMTLVGLILLAGPMTGGSANPARYLGPALVSLNLNHFFPYMFGEFAGGLIAAFVFSLIQETGFPTFVNLTESQTKKKNNTVSRPVEAASLKETIQVPTSTETVKPATAPDKSTVRNAYNLLKNGQQAEAITALKHLLSEFAQCDAEIQNRILGLKIIFEEELGPIKDLEGFSQLTAKPA; translated from the coding sequence ATGCTGGAAATATTCTTTGAACATAGAAAAGCGCTTTTCGCAGAAATGTTGGGAACCTTTGCCCTGGTCTTGGTCGGTGCAGGCTGTGTGATCATGGAAAATCACACAGGAATGTCACATTTAGGATTGCCTGATGGAAAGGTGGGTCTCACTGGAATCGCCTTTGGCCATGGATTGACCTTGATGGCTATGATCTTTGCTTTAGGTTCTATTTCCGGAGGCCATTTTAATCCTGTGGTTTCAGTCGCGTTCTGGTCCCAGAAAAAACTGAACAATGACTTGTGTATCGGCTATATCGCCGCCCAGTTTGCTGGCGCCATCGCAGCGGCCTTGATGCTCGCGGGTTTCTTTCCCGATGAAATTGCGCTTGCGACGCTGGGAACACCAGTTCTGGCTGCAAAGGTTTCTCTTGCCAAAGGAATGTTTTTAGAGGGATTGATCACATTTTTGCTGGTGATAACCATATTGTTTTCAACCCATGAGGATAATCCTCATCGAGCGTTTGCACCAATCGCGATTGGCATGACTTTAGTCGGATTGATCCTGTTAGCGGGTCCGATGACGGGAGGATCTGCCAATCCAGCACGTTACCTGGGGCCTGCACTTGTCTCCTTGAACCTCAATCATTTTTTTCCGTACATGTTTGGGGAGTTTGCGGGTGGATTGATTGCGGCGTTTGTATTCAGTCTCATCCAGGAAACTGGATTTCCGACCTTCGTAAATCTGACGGAATCTCAAACAAAGAAAAAAAACAATACCGTATCCCGACCTGTTGAAGCAGCTTCTTTGAAAGAAACAATTCAAGTCCCGACATCGACTGAAACGGTAAAACCCGCAACTGCCCCGGATAAAAGTACCGTTCGAAATGCATACAACTTATTGAAAAATGGTCAACAGGCAGAGGCGATTACAGCGCTCAAGCATCTGTTGTCAGAGTTCGCCCAATGTGATGCTGAAATACAGAATCGTATTCTAGGACTTAAAATTATTTTTGAAGAAGAATTGGGACCAATCAAAGACCTCGAAGGCTTCAGTCAACTTACAGCTAAACCAGCCTGA
- a CDS encoding DUF1722 domain-containing protein, whose translation MNQIRPVVVVSQCLEFESCRYNGQAMPNDFVRKLNQYVDFKKVCPEVAIGMGIPREPIRVVMNHQEKILQQPATGLDFTQKMRDFSHSFVNELADVDGFLLKGRSPSCGIKDVKIFPAIDSKIPIGKSSGLFAEAVVQKFEGLAIEDEGRLHDVRIREHFLTKLFTLARFRQVKQSKNMAELVQFQSENKLLLMAYNQAQMRVLGRLVANPDKMQISTILSLYESELKKALSRPARISNNINALMHALGYFSKQLQAREKAFFLDALESYRNEKSSFSVMAHLLRSWIVRFETDYLAQQTFFLPFPDDLNQ comes from the coding sequence ATGAACCAAATTCGTCCCGTTGTTGTTGTTTCCCAATGTCTGGAGTTTGAATCCTGCCGATATAATGGACAGGCGATGCCCAATGATTTTGTCAGAAAATTGAATCAGTACGTTGATTTCAAAAAAGTCTGCCCTGAAGTCGCTATCGGTATGGGAATACCACGGGAACCCATCAGGGTTGTGATGAATCATCAGGAGAAAATTCTGCAACAACCTGCGACGGGATTGGATTTTACACAAAAAATGAGAGATTTCTCTCACTCTTTTGTCAATGAACTGGCCGATGTGGATGGGTTTCTACTGAAGGGGCGTTCTCCTTCATGTGGAATCAAGGATGTAAAAATTTTCCCTGCGATTGATTCAAAAATCCCGATTGGGAAAAGTTCCGGTTTATTTGCTGAGGCGGTAGTGCAAAAGTTTGAGGGCTTGGCCATTGAAGATGAAGGACGATTGCATGATGTCAGAATCAGGGAGCATTTTTTGACAAAACTTTTCACTCTGGCAAGATTTCGACAGGTAAAACAATCAAAAAATATGGCTGAACTGGTTCAGTTTCAATCAGAAAACAAGCTGTTACTGATGGCCTACAACCAGGCACAGATGAGGGTTTTGGGAAGACTTGTCGCTAATCCGGATAAAATGCAAATTTCAACAATATTGTCACTTTATGAAAGTGAACTAAAAAAAGCACTTTCCAGACCAGCCAGGATCAGCAATAACATCAATGCCTTGATGCATGCACTTGGCTATTTTTCAAAACAGTTGCAAGCAAGGGAGAAAGCTTTTTTTCTGGACGCCCTGGAAAGTTATCGTAATGAAAAATCATCTTTCAGTGTAATGGCACATCTCCTGAGAAGCTGGATCGTTCGTTTTGAGACGGATTATCTGGCTCAACAGACGTTTTTCCTGCCCTTTCCTGATGATCTGAATCAATGA
- a CDS encoding helix-turn-helix transcriptional regulator, with translation MKPEKQFLKLLGEIVSGARLEKGLTQKELGMEIGYAENSAGQVIHKIEEGKIAIPKRKITKLMEALNITPDKLGLEQSVSLPMWISSQGKKGGSKTIKDFISTAGALASGVVGLSETVATGVAELSETIVTGMVGISESVTTGLNQVKHLDIRKKRPVILTDAQKLEMIDLLCSGNKEHKYRICEILNIKEQE, from the coding sequence ATGAAACCAGAAAAACAATTTCTAAAACTCCTTGGGGAGATCGTCAGCGGAGCCAGACTTGAGAAGGGCCTGACCCAGAAAGAGCTTGGTATGGAAATAGGTTATGCAGAAAATTCAGCGGGCCAGGTGATTCACAAAATAGAAGAAGGCAAGATAGCGATACCCAAACGTAAAATCACAAAATTGATGGAGGCCTTGAATATAACTCCCGATAAACTTGGTTTGGAGCAATCCGTCTCGTTGCCAATGTGGATTTCAAGTCAGGGGAAAAAAGGTGGGAGTAAAACCATAAAGGACTTTATTTCCACGGCGGGAGCTCTGGCATCAGGTGTTGTGGGACTTTCCGAGACAGTGGCTACAGGCGTTGCTGAACTGTCTGAAACCATCGTAACAGGGATGGTGGGAATTTCGGAATCAGTAACAACCGGATTGAATCAGGTGAAACATCTGGATATCCGGAAAAAACGACCTGTGATTCTGACTGATGCACAAAAACTGGAAATGATAGATCTACTATGTTCGGGCAACAAGGAGCATAAATACCGGATTTGTGAGATCCTGAATATCAAGGAACAAGAATAA